In one window of Lynx canadensis isolate LIC74 chromosome B3, mLynCan4.pri.v2, whole genome shotgun sequence DNA:
- the HEXA gene encoding beta-hexosaminidase subunit alpha isoform X3, whose translation MMIIVSSSLRLSGELSEFFINKTEIEDFPRFSHRGLLLDTSRHYLPLTSILDTLDVMAYNKFNVFHWHLVDDSSFPYESFTFPELTRKGSYNPVTHVYTAQDVKEVIEYARLRGIRVLAEFDTPGHTLSWGPGFPGLLTPCYSGSRPSGTFGPVNPILNTTYEFMSTFFLEVSSVFPDFYLHLGGDEVDFTCWRSNPDIQAFMKTKGFGNDFKQLESFYIQTLLNIVSAYGKGYVVWQEVFDNKVKVPPDTIIQVWREEVPVNYLKELELITRAGLRALLSAPWYLNHITYGPDWRDLYVVEPLEFEGGAQQKALVIGGEACMWGEYVDSTNLVPRLWPRAAAVAERLWSNKSVTNLDLAFKRLTRFRCELLRRGVQAQPLNIGYCEQEFEQT comes from the exons ATGATGATCAttgtttcctcctctctgagaCTGTCTGGGGAGCTCTCCGAG TTCTTTATCAACAAGACCGAGATTGAAGACTTCCCCCGCTTCTCTCACCGGGGCTTGTTGTTGGATACGTCTCGCCATTACCTGCCACTGACTAGCATCCTGGACACTCTG GACGTCATGGCATACAATAAATTCAACGTGTTCCACTGGCATCTGGTCGATGACTCTTCCTTCCCATATGAGAGCTTCACTTTTCCAGAGCTCACCAGAAAG GGGTCCTACAATCCTGTCACCCATGTCTACACAGCACAAGATGTGAAAGAAGTGATTGAATATGCACGGCTTCGGGGTATCCGTGTGTTGGCAGAGTTTGACACTCCTGGCCACACTCTGTCCTGGGGACCAG GTTTCCCTGGATTATTGACTCCTTGCTACTCTGGGTCTCGTCCCTCTGGCACCTTCGGACCAGTGAATCCCATTCTCAATACTACCTATGAATTCATGAGCACATTTTTCTTGGAGGTCAGCTCTGTCTTCCCAGATTTTTATCTTCACCTTGGAGGAGATGAGGTTGATTTCACCTGCTG GAGGTCCAACCCAGATATCCAGGCCTTTATGAAGACGAAAGGCTTTGGTAATGACTTCAAGCAGCTGGAGTCCTTCTACATCCAGAc ACTGCTGAACATCGTCTCTGCCTATGGCAAAGGTTATGTGGTGTGGCAGGAAGTGTTTGATAATAAAGTAAAG GTTCCTCCAGATACAATCATCCAGGTATGGCGAGAAGAGGTACCAGTAAATTATTTGAAGGAGCTGGAGCTAATTACTAGAGCCGGCTTGCgtgccctgctctctgccccctgGTACCTGAATCACATAACTTATGGCCCTGACTGGAGAGATCTCTACGTGGTGGAGCCCCTGGAATTTGAAG GTGGCGCTCAGCAGAAGGCTCTAGTGATTGGTGGAGAGGCCTGTATGTGGGGAGAGTATGTGGACAGCACAAATCTGGTCCCCAGACTCTG GCCCAGAGCAGCAGCCGTTGCTGAGAGGCTGTGGAGCAACAAGTCGGTGACTAACCTGGACTTGGCCTTTAAACGTCTGACACGGTTCCGCTGTGAGCTGCTAAG
- the HEXA gene encoding beta-hexosaminidase subunit alpha isoform X4: MAYNKFNVFHWHLVDDSSFPYESFTFPELTRKGSYNPVTHVYTAQDVKEVIEYARLRGIRVLAEFDTPGHTLSWGPGFPGLLTPCYSGSRPSGTFGPVNPILNTTYEFMSTFFLEVSSVFPDFYLHLGGDEVDFTCWRSNPDIQAFMKTKGFGNDFKQLESFYIQTLLNIVSAYGKGYVVWQEVFDNKVKVPPDTIIQVWREEVPVNYLKELELITRAGLRALLSAPWYLNHITYGPDWRDLYVVEPLEFEGGAQQKALVIGGEACMWGEYVDSTNLVPRLWPRAAAVAERLWSNKSVTNLDLAFKRLTRFRCELLRRGVQAQPLNIGYCEQEFEQT; the protein is encoded by the exons ATGGCATACAATAAATTCAACGTGTTCCACTGGCATCTGGTCGATGACTCTTCCTTCCCATATGAGAGCTTCACTTTTCCAGAGCTCACCAGAAAG GGGTCCTACAATCCTGTCACCCATGTCTACACAGCACAAGATGTGAAAGAAGTGATTGAATATGCACGGCTTCGGGGTATCCGTGTGTTGGCAGAGTTTGACACTCCTGGCCACACTCTGTCCTGGGGACCAG GTTTCCCTGGATTATTGACTCCTTGCTACTCTGGGTCTCGTCCCTCTGGCACCTTCGGACCAGTGAATCCCATTCTCAATACTACCTATGAATTCATGAGCACATTTTTCTTGGAGGTCAGCTCTGTCTTCCCAGATTTTTATCTTCACCTTGGAGGAGATGAGGTTGATTTCACCTGCTG GAGGTCCAACCCAGATATCCAGGCCTTTATGAAGACGAAAGGCTTTGGTAATGACTTCAAGCAGCTGGAGTCCTTCTACATCCAGAc ACTGCTGAACATCGTCTCTGCCTATGGCAAAGGTTATGTGGTGTGGCAGGAAGTGTTTGATAATAAAGTAAAG GTTCCTCCAGATACAATCATCCAGGTATGGCGAGAAGAGGTACCAGTAAATTATTTGAAGGAGCTGGAGCTAATTACTAGAGCCGGCTTGCgtgccctgctctctgccccctgGTACCTGAATCACATAACTTATGGCCCTGACTGGAGAGATCTCTACGTGGTGGAGCCCCTGGAATTTGAAG GTGGCGCTCAGCAGAAGGCTCTAGTGATTGGTGGAGAGGCCTGTATGTGGGGAGAGTATGTGGACAGCACAAATCTGGTCCCCAGACTCTG GCCCAGAGCAGCAGCCGTTGCTGAGAGGCTGTGGAGCAACAAGTCGGTGACTAACCTGGACTTGGCCTTTAAACGTCTGACACGGTTCCGCTGTGAGCTGCTAAG